From Streptomyces asiaticus, one genomic window encodes:
- a CDS encoding ABC transporter permease, translating to MPTVDVVLGVAFVTGSLLYGDSVRAAVNRARSNSQPDASVSITADPAAPHRLDDTLLRRLRALPSAAAARGVVEGRSLLVGSDGTLVGDLNQAAGVNYVPDGGGKDVRYPLAEGRGPRGATEIAVDRRTGRAGRVPGRRPGAHRRGRHGP from the coding sequence ATGCCCACCGTCGACGTCGTGCTCGGCGTGGCCTTCGTGACCGGTTCGCTGCTCTACGGCGACTCCGTCAGAGCGGCCGTGAACCGCGCCCGGTCCAACTCCCAGCCCGACGCGTCCGTCTCGATCACCGCGGACCCCGCCGCGCCGCACCGGCTCGATGACACGCTACTGCGGCGGCTGCGGGCGCTGCCGTCGGCGGCCGCGGCGCGCGGTGTGGTGGAGGGCCGATCCCTCCTCGTCGGCTCCGACGGCACCCTGGTCGGCGATCTGAACCAGGCCGCGGGCGTCAACTACGTGCCCGACGGCGGCGGCAAGGACGTCCGCTATCCGCTCGCCGAGGGCCGTGGCCCGCGTGGCGCCACCGAGATCGCCGTCGACCGGCGGACCGGCCGAGCGGGCCGGGTACCGGGTCGGCGCCCGGGTGCGCATCGTCGTGGCCGGCACGGCCCGTGA
- a CDS encoding FHA domain-containing protein, which translates to MTTTPPGGDRPAIGRAPAARRPATGRPAAGGRPLPAAHGSLARGVTAPVPGTAFALALTGGMTLGPGDGRELLFGRNRPEVHICVGEDDPQVSRCQGRLTHRQGRWWVANNGRLPLRFPSRLLFTGEEPLPLETGYTPLFVRGSRDREHLLEVFVSGPETERPVALPGDVTRPPRVWVLTDEEKLALVVLGQRYLLHEPRPQPLTWRQTASQLAELRSGESWSEKRVGHLVNRVRTMLSRDGVPWLTREEVGEPVGNALNDHLIRALMMSTTLVPPDLALIDAA; encoded by the coding sequence ATGACCACAACACCTCCCGGCGGCGACCGCCCTGCCATCGGGCGGGCCCCCGCCGCCCGTCGCCCCGCCACCGGCCGTCCCGCCGCAGGCGGCCGCCCGCTGCCCGCCGCCCACGGCAGCCTGGCGCGCGGGGTGACCGCGCCGGTGCCGGGCACCGCGTTCGCGCTCGCCCTGACCGGTGGCATGACCCTCGGCCCCGGCGACGGCCGTGAGCTGCTCTTCGGGCGCAACCGCCCCGAGGTGCACATCTGCGTGGGCGAGGACGACCCCCAGGTCAGCCGCTGCCAGGGCAGACTGACCCATCGCCAAGGCCGCTGGTGGGTCGCCAACAACGGCCGGCTGCCGCTCCGGTTCCCGTCCCGGCTGCTCTTCACGGGCGAGGAGCCACTGCCCCTCGAGACCGGCTACACCCCGCTGTTCGTCCGGGGCTCGCGCGACCGTGAGCATCTGCTGGAGGTGTTCGTCAGCGGCCCCGAGACCGAGCGGCCGGTGGCCCTGCCCGGGGATGTCACCCGCCCGCCCCGGGTATGGGTGCTCACCGACGAGGAGAAGCTCGCGCTCGTCGTCCTCGGCCAGCGGTATCTGCTCCACGAGCCCCGGCCGCAGCCCCTCACCTGGCGGCAGACGGCCTCCCAGCTCGCGGAGTTGCGCTCCGGTGAGAGCTGGAGCGAGAAGCGCGTGGGGCACCTGGTCAACAGGGTCCGTACGATGCTGTCCCGGGACGGAGTGCCCTGGCTGACCCGCGAGGAGGTCGGTGAACCGGTCGGCAACGCGCTCAACGACCATCTGATCCGCGCCCTGATGATGTCGACCACGCTCGTCCCCCCGGACCTGGCCCTGATCGACGCCGCCTGA
- a CDS encoding sensor histidine kinase — translation MISQFRSRFRFRHLRRGLVGVALAVLVALEGLNAPHPAMAAATMVSGMLCLAALAVPERLFAGYAIGAAAVSCVLTVTEAQLSERPPNTPGMVELGALLLLTTRAVRRCPPLRAAGLVVVSSGAAVVLPLRIELWDDHLKELITVIAVCAVPFMVVGLCLRLYDTLREREREAIRQVQRLEHARELHDFVAHHVTAIVAQTKAARFTAAAGNPQSPEDLDRMLAQIERAGSQALGSMRAMVTSLRDHATASATTRPTGDPAGPRGLRGLRDLRALTEEFSEVGPAAELILAPELADRPLPPGIATTVHRVVQESLTNVRKHATGVGRVEVRIGVRPGDPERLEVSVVDDGQGGASPAAERSVEGGGYGLVGLAERIEEVDGHLTSGPRDGGGWHVLAVLPLVRTVTEETIACDHA, via the coding sequence ATGATCTCCCAATTCCGGTCCCGTTTCCGCTTCCGGCACCTCCGGCGGGGCCTGGTCGGCGTCGCTCTGGCCGTCCTCGTGGCCCTGGAGGGGCTGAACGCGCCGCATCCGGCGATGGCCGCGGCGACGATGGTGTCCGGGATGCTGTGCCTGGCCGCGCTCGCCGTGCCGGAACGCCTCTTCGCGGGCTACGCCATCGGCGCGGCGGCCGTCTCGTGCGTGCTCACCGTGACGGAAGCGCAGTTGTCCGAGCGTCCCCCGAACACCCCGGGCATGGTGGAACTGGGCGCGCTGCTGCTGCTCACCACCCGCGCGGTGCGGCGCTGCCCGCCACTGCGAGCGGCCGGGCTGGTGGTGGTGTCCTCCGGCGCCGCCGTGGTCCTTCCGCTGCGGATCGAGCTGTGGGACGACCACCTCAAGGAACTGATCACCGTCATCGCGGTCTGCGCCGTGCCGTTCATGGTGGTGGGGCTGTGTCTGCGTCTGTACGACACGCTGCGGGAGCGGGAGCGCGAGGCCATCCGGCAGGTCCAACGCCTGGAACACGCACGGGAGTTGCATGACTTCGTGGCCCACCACGTCACGGCGATCGTCGCGCAGACCAAGGCCGCGCGCTTCACCGCCGCGGCCGGAAACCCCCAGTCCCCGGAGGACCTGGACCGGATGCTCGCCCAGATCGAGCGGGCCGGATCCCAGGCGCTGGGGTCGATGCGCGCCATGGTCACCAGCCTGCGGGACCACGCCACCGCCTCGGCCACGACCCGGCCCACGGGCGATCCGGCGGGTCCTCGCGGACTGCGCGGGCTGCGTGATCTGCGTGCCCTCACCGAGGAGTTCTCCGAGGTGGGGCCGGCCGCCGAGCTGATCCTCGCCCCGGAACTCGCCGACCGGCCGCTGCCGCCCGGCATCGCCACCACCGTCCACCGCGTGGTGCAGGAGTCCCTGACCAACGTCCGCAAACACGCCACCGGGGTCGGCCGGGTGGAGGTGCGGATCGGTGTCCGGCCCGGCGATCCGGAGCGGCTGGAGGTGTCGGTCGTCGACGACGGGCAGGGTGGTGCCTCACCCGCCGCCGAACGGTCGGTCGAGGGGGGTGGCTACGGTCTGGTGGGGCTCGCCGAACGGATCGAGGAGGTCGACGGGCACCTCACGTCAGGGCCACGGGACGGCGGAGGCTGGCACGTCCTGGCGGTCCTGCCGCTGGTCAGGACGGTCACTGAGGAGACGATCGCCTGCGATCATGCGTGA
- a CDS encoding response regulator transcription factor, with the protein MRDMTIQVLIADDQEMVRAAFRMILDSQPDMRVVAQAANGVEAVEQARRLRPDVCLLDIRMPELDGLEATRLLAGPDVPDPLNVLIATTFDLDEYVYRALRNGACGFLLKDGAPGLLTEAVRAAASGNSLISPSVTVRLLAHMAPHRDRPIPSEARPARRGRSGPRDLIEPLTQREIEVVRRVARGRTNEEVAADLRVTLSTVKTHLGNVQRKLAARNRVEIAAWAWEHGMVDEPSPNGGG; encoded by the coding sequence ATGCGTGATATGACGATCCAGGTACTCATCGCCGACGACCAGGAGATGGTCCGGGCCGCCTTCCGCATGATTCTCGACTCCCAGCCGGACATGCGGGTCGTCGCCCAGGCGGCGAACGGCGTCGAGGCGGTCGAGCAGGCCCGCCGCCTGCGGCCCGATGTCTGCCTCCTGGACATCCGCATGCCCGAGCTGGACGGTCTGGAGGCCACCCGGCTTCTTGCCGGACCCGATGTACCGGATCCCCTCAACGTCCTCATCGCGACCACCTTCGACCTCGACGAATACGTCTACCGGGCGCTGCGCAACGGCGCGTGCGGCTTTCTGCTCAAGGACGGCGCACCCGGACTGCTCACCGAGGCGGTACGGGCCGCGGCGTCGGGCAACTCGCTGATCTCCCCGTCGGTGACCGTCCGCCTGCTCGCGCATATGGCACCCCACCGCGACCGGCCGATCCCCTCCGAGGCCCGTCCGGCCCGCCGGGGGAGGAGCGGGCCCAGGGATCTGATCGAGCCGCTGACCCAGCGTGAGATCGAGGTGGTCCGGCGGGTCGCCCGTGGCCGTACCAACGAGGAGGTGGCAGCGGATCTCCGTGTCACCCTGTCCACCGTCAAGACCCACCTCGGCAACGTCCAGCGCAAGCTGGCCGCCCGCAACCGCGTCGAGATCGCGGCCTGGGCCTGGGAGCACGGCATGGTGGACGAGCCCTCGCCGAACGGCGGAGGCTGA
- a CDS encoding type 1 glutamine amidotransferase domain-containing protein: protein MAKILFVMTGADQWTLADGTKHPTGYWADEAVVPYEALKAAGHEITVATPGGVVPPVDSASLSPEANGGPENAARVRSVTETAAEFRAPIALSDVTLDDYDAVHVPGGHGPMEDLAADADSGRILTLALRGGMPVSVVCHGPAALLAAVTEDGTNAYAGYRITAFTNEEETMAGNADKAKWLLQDRLTEAGLTVRAGDPFAPHVEVDRNVITGQNPASSGPLAEELLKKLG, encoded by the coding sequence ATGGCCAAGATCCTGTTTGTGATGACCGGTGCCGACCAGTGGACACTGGCCGACGGTACGAAGCACCCCACCGGCTACTGGGCCGACGAGGCCGTGGTCCCCTATGAGGCGCTCAAGGCCGCGGGCCACGAGATCACCGTGGCCACCCCCGGCGGCGTCGTCCCGCCCGTGGACTCCGCCAGCCTCAGCCCCGAGGCCAACGGCGGCCCGGAGAACGCCGCCAGGGTCAGGAGCGTCACCGAGACCGCCGCGGAGTTCCGCGCCCCCATCGCGCTGAGCGACGTAACGCTGGACGACTACGACGCCGTCCATGTGCCCGGCGGCCACGGCCCCATGGAGGACCTCGCGGCCGACGCCGACTCGGGCAGGATCCTCACCCTCGCGCTGCGCGGTGGCATGCCGGTGAGCGTGGTCTGCCACGGCCCGGCGGCGCTGTTGGCGGCGGTCACGGAGGACGGCACTAACGCGTACGCGGGCTACCGGATCACCGCCTTCACCAACGAGGAGGAGACGATGGCCGGCAACGCCGACAAGGCCAAGTGGCTGTTGCAGGACCGGCTGACCGAGGCGGGCCTGACGGTACGGGCCGGCGACCCCTTCGCACCGCATGTCGAGGTCGACCGCAACGTCATCACCGGCCAGAACCCGGCCTCCTCCGGCCCGCTCGCCGAGGAACTGCTCAAGAAGCTCGGCTGA
- a CDS encoding LacI family DNA-binding transcriptional regulator, with amino-acid sequence MPPTPAVPHGKRPTLADVAARAGVSTALVSIVMRDAKGAGAATRERVLQAAQEIGYRPDARARLLRSHRSHLLGVQFGLQHPFHSDLLEGVYAVAEPAGYQIALSAVAAGRGEQRATDTLLADRCEALILLGPQAPAARLAELAAQLPVVSVARRLRGSAPGVEVVRTADDEGARQAVDHLVALGHRDIAHIDGGRAPGAADRRRGYRTAMSRHGLADRVRVLPGGLTEEDGAAGARALLDTTPRPTAVLAFNDRSATGVLDTLLRARVPVPDEISVIGFDDSHLARLAHINLTTVGQNIPRLAELAVGRAIARLEGERIPEGEAVVAPHLVVRGTTAEPA; translated from the coding sequence GTGCCACCGACGCCGGCCGTCCCCCATGGGAAGCGCCCGACCCTCGCGGACGTGGCGGCGCGGGCGGGCGTGTCCACGGCGCTGGTCTCCATCGTGATGCGGGATGCCAAGGGCGCCGGTGCCGCGACCCGTGAACGGGTCCTCCAGGCGGCACAGGAGATCGGCTACCGGCCGGACGCCCGGGCCCGGCTGCTGCGCAGCCACCGGTCCCATCTCCTCGGGGTGCAGTTCGGCCTTCAGCACCCCTTCCACTCCGATCTGCTGGAGGGCGTCTACGCGGTGGCCGAGCCCGCCGGGTACCAGATCGCGCTGAGCGCCGTGGCCGCCGGGCGTGGTGAGCAGCGGGCCACCGACACCCTGCTCGCCGACCGCTGCGAGGCCCTGATCCTGCTCGGGCCGCAGGCCCCGGCCGCGCGGCTGGCCGAACTCGCCGCGCAGCTCCCGGTGGTCTCCGTGGCCCGTCGGCTGCGCGGGTCCGCCCCGGGTGTGGAGGTGGTGCGGACCGCCGACGACGAGGGCGCCCGGCAGGCCGTGGACCACCTGGTGGCGCTCGGCCATCGCGACATCGCCCATATCGACGGCGGGAGGGCACCCGGCGCCGCCGACCGGCGCCGCGGCTATCGCACCGCCATGAGCCGCCACGGCCTGGCCGACCGCGTCCGCGTCCTGCCCGGCGGCCTCACCGAGGAGGACGGCGCCGCGGGCGCCCGCGCCCTCCTCGACACCACTCCCCGGCCCACCGCCGTCCTCGCCTTCAACGACCGCTCCGCCACCGGCGTTCTGGACACTCTCCTCCGCGCCCGGGTTCCCGTCCCCGACGAGATCTCCGTCATCGGCTTCGACGACAGCCACTTGGCGCGCCTGGCCCATATCAACCTCACCACCGTCGGCCAGAACATCCCCCGCCTCGCCGAACTCGCCGTCGGCCGGGCCATCGCCCGCCTGGAGGGAGAGCGGATCCCCGAGGGGGAGGCCGTGGTCGCCCCCCATCTCGTCGTCCGGGGCACCACGGCCGAGCCCGCCTGA
- a CDS encoding TIM barrel protein yields the protein MYTLAVCAEMVFLDLPIQERVRRIHDAGFQVEIWDWSRHDPTALERTGAVFSSMTGYLRGSLTDEDGAAELLRTAEESVKVAERLDCPRLNLHGTGLDGDGLPVAPVAGEATGPMWIAAHRTLTRLAELGERAGVTFTLENLNTVVDHPGVPFAKAADTLALVKAVNRPGLRMNLDLYHAQIGEGNLIELVRRAHGRGLIGEIQVADVPGRREPGTGEINYPALARTLTDIGYEGTVAMEAWASGDSDLALERFRSAFTR from the coding sequence ATGTACACATTGGCGGTCTGCGCCGAGATGGTCTTCCTGGATCTGCCGATCCAGGAGCGGGTGCGACGCATCCACGACGCCGGTTTCCAGGTCGAGATCTGGGACTGGAGCCGGCACGATCCGACCGCCCTCGAGCGGACCGGTGCGGTGTTCTCCTCCATGACCGGCTATCTCCGCGGCAGCCTGACGGACGAGGACGGGGCGGCCGAACTCCTGCGCACGGCCGAGGAGTCGGTCAAGGTGGCCGAGCGGCTCGACTGTCCCCGGCTGAATCTGCACGGCACCGGGCTGGACGGCGACGGCCTGCCGGTGGCGCCGGTGGCGGGGGAGGCCACCGGCCCGATGTGGATCGCCGCCCACCGCACCCTCACCCGCCTCGCCGAGCTGGGCGAGCGCGCCGGGGTCACCTTCACGCTGGAGAACCTCAACACCGTCGTGGACCACCCCGGTGTGCCGTTCGCGAAGGCCGCCGACACCCTGGCCCTGGTTAAGGCCGTGAACCGGCCGGGGTTGCGGATGAACCTGGACCTGTACCACGCGCAGATCGGCGAGGGAAACCTGATCGAGCTCGTTCGGCGGGCCCACGGCCGGGGCCTGATCGGCGAGATCCAGGTGGCCGACGTACCCGGCCGCCGCGAGCCCGGAACGGGAGAGATCAACTACCCGGCCCTCGCCCGAACCCTCACCGACATCGGCTACGAGGGCACCGTCGCCATGGAGGCATGGGCCTCCGGCGACAGCGACCTCGCCCTGGAGCGCTTCCGTTCCGCCTTCACCCGCTGA
- a CDS encoding LysR family transcriptional regulator, with protein sequence MEDRTHQDGDIVIGGGAPTQPADLNLLRTFLAVYRSGSFTAAAPLLGLSQPTVTAQIRALEQQTGRALFTRLPRGAEPTHLAHDLAGHIAGPLDALASLGGRNTVLTGRTTPVHLAGPAELLCARALPALAPLVAEGVRLRITMGLTDPLLEALRAGHHDLVIATRRPGGRTLTSLPLADEDYVLVASPGWARRVGERLAADGPCAAVRDVPLITYAEDLPIARRYWRNVFGKRLTAEAAVTVPDLRGAVSAVAAGAGYSVLPRYLCQDELTSGGLVLLHEPEEPPLNTLFLVQRPGADANPDVARVRERLQRAARTW encoded by the coding sequence ATGGAGGACCGGACACACCAGGACGGCGACATCGTCATCGGCGGCGGGGCGCCCACGCAACCTGCCGATCTGAATCTGCTGCGCACCTTCCTGGCCGTCTACCGCTCCGGCTCGTTCACCGCCGCGGCGCCGCTGCTCGGGCTCTCCCAGCCGACCGTCACCGCCCAGATCCGCGCCCTGGAGCAGCAGACCGGGCGCGCGTTGTTCACCCGGCTCCCGCGCGGTGCGGAGCCCACCCACCTCGCCCATGACCTGGCCGGACACATCGCCGGGCCACTCGACGCCCTCGCCTCCCTCGGCGGCCGGAACACCGTGCTCACCGGCCGCACCACCCCCGTCCACCTGGCCGGGCCGGCCGAGTTGCTGTGCGCCCGCGCCCTGCCCGCGCTCGCCCCGCTGGTGGCCGAGGGGGTGCGGCTGCGGATCACGATGGGGCTGACCGATCCGCTGCTGGAGGCGCTGCGCGCGGGACACCACGACCTCGTGATCGCCACCAGACGCCCCGGCGGCCGCACGCTGACCTCGCTCCCACTGGCGGACGAGGACTATGTGCTGGTCGCCTCGCCGGGCTGGGCCCGGCGCGTCGGGGAGCGGCTGGCAGCCGACGGGCCGTGTGCGGCCGTCCGTGACGTCCCCCTGATCACCTACGCGGAGGACCTGCCCATCGCCCGCCGGTACTGGCGCAATGTCTTCGGCAAGCGGCTCACCGCCGAGGCCGCGGTGACCGTGCCGGATCTGCGCGGGGCCGTGTCGGCCGTCGCCGCGGGCGCCGGTTACAGCGTGCTCCCCCGTTATCTGTGCCAGGACGAACTCACCTCCGGTGGACTCGTCCTGCTCCATGAGCCCGAAGAGCCGCCGCTCAACACGCTCTTCCTCGTTCAGCGGCCGGGTGCCGACGCCAACCCGGACGTCGCCCGGGTCCGGGAGCGGCTTCAGCGCGCCGCCCGCACCTGGTAG